Proteins encoded within one genomic window of Xiphophorus maculatus strain JP 163 A chromosome 11, X_maculatus-5.0-male, whole genome shotgun sequence:
- the LOC102238080 gene encoding protein ABHD15-like, with the protein MESYVLDCLLCLLPCSLFFLLSLGLCWPGFCSWVNAAVRAAGWKLWVTICLILELKPPETLSGQTSFGPRLICKPSALARYLLQHCGSLTKAKLADWPWGDPHLKTVSSQMCGEHADSIQFTREHLLLKDGGVVALDWVTAKRRWEVKKEQQSGRKAIGCFTSTPPVLLLIPQSWGGTTPHLQRLCQQAARQGFSVVVFHHRGTAGSPLTTARICEFGDPADLEQAVVYVRSRHPSSVLVAVSEGSGSAVLLSYLGERGSSTCLTAAAAISPVLLGQLWFESAMPPIYRWGVLFHRKMQLSRYVSSLRGILDVDRALRSSSLRDFEEALFCSPTEKASPSTERNPASPSLRGLTSAAAWALGDRAYPAADWESYWGRNEPLRDADEVAVPVLCICSSDDPLLPPASMLPVSLFQSNPYFLLALTDRGGHCGFALDADRQTGEGRTRSEDEDEGIWSHIAVLEFLRVASDFLKEAERDWNSWRGQQEVNSVKGQKSKMNAAAMPRRRRGAMMKRSRAQPAGQSSVDDVDGESFTWKRSFTR; encoded by the exons ATGGAGTCATACGTGTTGGATTGTTTATTATGTTTGCTCCCTTGCTCCTTGTTTTTCCTGCTGAGTTTGGGTCTCTGCTGGCCGGGGTTTTGCAGTTGGGTAAATGCGGCTGTCAGGGCTGCAGGCTGGAAGCTGTGGGTCACAATCTGTCTGATCCTGGAGCTGAAGCCACCAGAGACGTTATCAGGTCAGACCTCATTTGGACCCAGGCTCATCTGCAAACCCTCAGCACTGGCCAGGTATCTGCTGCAGCACTGCGGCTCGCTCACAAAGGCAAAACTGGCCGACTGGCCCTGGGGAGACCCCCACCTGAAGACGGTCTCCAGCCAAATGTGTGGAGAACATGCAGACAGCATCCAGTTCACCAGAGAGCACCTCCTGCTGAAGGACGGGGGGGTCGTGGCGCTGGACTGGGTGACAGCGAAAAGGAGGTGGGAGGTGAAGAAGGAGCAGCAGTCAGGGAGGAAGGCCATCGGGTGTTTCACCTCGACACCCCCCGTTCTCCTCCTCATCCCTCAGTCCTGGGGAGGGACGACCCCCCACCTGCAGCGGCTCTGCCAGCAGGCCGCGCGGCAGGGCTTCTCTGTGGTCGTGTTTCACCATCGGGGCACAGCCGGGTCGCCCCTCACCACAGCAAGAATCTGTGAGTTTGGAGACCCGGCGGATCTGGAGCAG GCGGTTGTGTATGTCCGCAGTCGGCACCCGTCCTCCGTGTTGGTTGCGGTGAGTGAAGGATCGGGCTCCGCCGTCCTGCTGTCCTATTTGGGCGAGCGAGGTTCAAGCACCTGCctaacagcagctgcagccatCTCACCTGTGTTGCTGGGGCAACTGTGGTTTGAAAGCGCCATGCCGCCTATTTACCGCTGGGGGGTgctatttcacagaaaaatgcaGCTGAGCAG ATATGTCAGTTCGCTCCGAGGAATCCTGGATGTGGATCGTGCCCTCCGATCCTCCAGCCTCAGAGATTTTGAAGAAGCTCTTTTCTGCTCTCCCACTGAGAAAGCTTCTCCATCCACAGAGAGAAACCCTGCATCTCCCTCCCTCAGGGGCCTAACATCAGCAGCGGCCTGGGCTCTGGGTGACAGAGCTTACCCAGCAGCGGACTGGGAGAGCTACTGGGGGAGGAATGAACCTCTGAGAGATGCAGATGAGGTGGCGGTCCCAGTGCTCTGCATCTGCAGCTCTGATgatcctctcctccctccagcCTCCATGCTCCCCGTTTCCCTTTTCCAGAGCAACCCTTACTTCCTGCTGGCGCTAACAGACAGAGGAGGGCACTGCGGGTTTGCCCTGGACGCCGACCGGCAGACAGGTGAAGGGAGGACAAGaagtgaggatgaggatgaaggTATCTGGAGTCATATCGCAGTGCTGGAGTTCCTAAGAGTGGCGTCTGACTTCCTGAAAGAGGCAGAAAGGGATTGGAATAGCTGGAGAGGCCAACAGGAAGTAAACAGCGTCAA